The Peribacillus sp. FSL E2-0218 genome contains a region encoding:
- a CDS encoding DUF421 domain-containing protein — protein sequence MPNWLEIVMRSLFFLIVLFLITKVLGKKQLSQLSFFEYVTGITIGNVGAELATKVEGNIIHGVLSILVFALAPFLAGSISLKSKTFRDLVEGKASVFIKDGKVMEDNLKKEKYTIDELLALLRKKDVFDVSEVEFALLEANGDFSVMLKKQNQPLTPKDLNIPVAAVKEPQTVVMDGLILDEPLSTIGLNRNWLHTEIDKLGVTLDNVFLAQANSNGELTVDLFDDKLKIPSPQEKPLLLATLKKCQADLELFALGTESKEAKEMYSKNSVKLQKAIDDVAYILKN from the coding sequence ATGCCGAATTGGTTAGAAATCGTAATGCGGTCACTATTCTTTTTAATCGTTCTTTTCTTGATCACGAAAGTGTTAGGGAAAAAACAATTATCCCAGCTTTCCTTTTTTGAATATGTTACAGGCATAACCATTGGTAATGTCGGGGCGGAATTGGCTACCAAAGTGGAGGGAAACATTATACACGGGGTACTGTCCATCCTCGTTTTTGCCTTGGCTCCCTTCCTTGCAGGGTCGATATCATTAAAAAGCAAAACCTTCCGTGATCTTGTAGAAGGAAAAGCGTCCGTTTTCATCAAGGATGGCAAGGTCATGGAAGATAATCTGAAGAAAGAAAAATATACAATCGATGAGTTGTTAGCCTTGCTTCGGAAAAAGGATGTCTTCGATGTTTCCGAAGTCGAGTTTGCCTTACTGGAAGCGAACGGGGATTTTTCGGTCATGTTAAAGAAGCAGAATCAGCCTTTGACACCTAAAGATCTTAACATTCCAGTCGCAGCAGTCAAGGAGCCGCAAACAGTCGTCATGGACGGCCTTATACTTGATGAACCACTTTCAACGATAGGACTGAATCGTAATTGGCTTCATACTGAAATAGATAAGCTGGGGGTGACCCTTGATAATGTTTTTCTTGCCCAAGCGAATTCCAATGGGGAATTAACGGTCGACCTTTTTGATGATAAACTCAAGATTCCTTCTCCACAAGAAAAACCTTTACTGCTGGCAACCTTGAAAAAATGCCAGGCCGATTTGGAATTGTTTGCCCTCGGGACGGAGTCAAAGGAAGCTAAAGAAATGTATAGCAAGAACAGCGTAAAGCTGCAAAAAGCAATTGACGATGTAGCATATATCTTAAAAAACTGA
- a CDS encoding nitroreductase, which yields MEAIKTRRSIGIVKQDPVPKEIIEQIIEAGTYAPNHHRTEPWRFFVLTGEGRNKLGHVFEEITRIENADDTPESLISKLERQKKNPLRAPVIIAVGIEPSDKNNVLVAEEYAAVNSAIQNMLLAAHSLGLGAVWRTGKITYHEKVRDFFRLSSKGEVLAFIYLGFPDMEPKPAKKTPIDQLTTWIG from the coding sequence ATGGAAGCGATAAAAACGAGGCGAAGCATAGGAATCGTTAAGCAAGACCCTGTACCTAAAGAAATCATCGAGCAAATCATCGAGGCGGGTACATATGCACCAAACCATCATCGAACGGAGCCGTGGCGTTTTTTTGTATTGACAGGGGAAGGCAGAAATAAACTTGGCCATGTATTCGAGGAAATAACAAGGATTGAAAATGCAGATGACACACCGGAAAGCTTGATCAGCAAACTTGAAAGGCAAAAGAAAAATCCTCTGAGGGCACCGGTCATCATCGCAGTGGGCATAGAGCCCAGTGATAAGAATAATGTCCTTGTAGCCGAAGAGTATGCCGCAGTGAACAGTGCCATCCAAAATATGCTGCTTGCTGCACATTCCCTCGGGCTGGGTGCAGTGTGGAGAACGGGAAAAATAACTTATCATGAGAAGGTGCGGGATTTCTTCCGTTTATCCTCAAAAGGTGAAGTGCTGGCATTCATTTACTTGGGCTTTCCTGACATGGAGCCGAAGCCTGCCAAGAAAACACCGATTGATCAATTGACCACCTGGATCGGGTGA
- a CDS encoding DUF1657 domain-containing protein: MTVINDVKTTLAGLKSAQASFETFALSTDNEQAKQLYQQAAQQTQTIVDSITPRINEIENEEPQYKQ; the protein is encoded by the coding sequence ATGACTGTAATCAATGATGTTAAAACTACTTTAGCCGGTCTTAAAAGTGCGCAAGCGAGCTTTGAAACCTTCGCTCTTTCCACCGATAATGAGCAAGCCAAACAGCTCTACCAACAAGCGGCGCAACAAACCCAAACGATTGTAGACAGCATTACTCCTCGCATTAATGAAATCGAGAACGAGGAACCACAATACAAACAATAA
- a CDS encoding ammonium transporter, giving the protein MTLETLNAGLDTIWVVLTAAMILLMEGGFALLEAGFVRTKNNVNIIMKVFADITIGTLCYFVIGFGLMYGTDVFGLVGTSGFLLKGDLSHIDLTISIDAYWLFQGAFVIAVISIVSGAVAERINFRAYLIFVVMMTAFIYPVAGHWIWGGGWLNELGMQDFAGSAVIHALGGFSALAAAIVIGPRAGKFTAVGTSSISLPSNLPLASVGAFLLWFGWFGFNAGSTLQATDARIGHIAIVTMLSAASGGAVTLLYTLFRYGRSDAPSVINGSLAGLVGITAGCAFVSDLAAILIGAISGLLMLAATNWLEARKIDDPVGAFPVHAASGMWGTIALGLFSTEGGLFTGGGWHLLGVQSVGLVALCLWGFSLTWIVFKIINIWVPTRSTDEEEELGLDISYHGIMATHTSPEFIKVEEYFKRDEEAKDVSR; this is encoded by the coding sequence ATGACATTAGAAACGTTAAACGCGGGCTTGGATACGATTTGGGTCGTTTTGACGGCAGCGATGATATTACTGATGGAAGGTGGGTTTGCCTTATTGGAGGCGGGATTCGTTCGGACCAAAAATAATGTGAATATCATCATGAAGGTTTTTGCCGATATCACGATCGGGACGCTATGTTATTTTGTCATTGGTTTTGGCTTAATGTATGGAACCGATGTATTTGGTCTTGTCGGGACAAGCGGCTTTCTGCTCAAAGGTGATTTATCGCATATCGACCTGACGATTTCCATTGATGCCTATTGGTTATTTCAAGGGGCATTCGTCATTGCCGTCATCTCCATCGTTTCCGGAGCGGTTGCCGAGAGAATTAATTTTCGGGCATACCTCATTTTTGTCGTCATGATGACGGCCTTCATCTATCCGGTAGCAGGACACTGGATTTGGGGCGGAGGCTGGTTAAACGAGTTAGGCATGCAGGACTTTGCAGGGTCGGCTGTCATTCATGCACTCGGTGGTTTTTCTGCACTGGCGGCCGCCATAGTCATTGGGCCGAGAGCAGGAAAATTCACCGCGGTGGGAACAAGCTCGATTTCACTGCCGAGCAACCTCCCGTTGGCTTCTGTCGGAGCCTTTCTCTTATGGTTCGGCTGGTTTGGGTTTAATGCTGGAAGCACTTTGCAGGCTACAGATGCCCGCATTGGCCATATTGCCATCGTCACGATGCTCTCAGCGGCATCTGGAGGGGCTGTGACGTTGCTTTATACACTATTCAGGTATGGCAGATCGGATGCACCATCCGTCATTAATGGCTCACTTGCAGGACTTGTCGGGATCACGGCAGGCTGTGCATTCGTTAGTGATCTTGCTGCGATCCTGATCGGAGCCATTTCCGGGCTGCTGATGCTCGCTGCAACCAATTGGCTGGAGGCCAGGAAAATCGACGATCCGGTGGGCGCCTTTCCCGTTCATGCGGCCTCTGGCATGTGGGGGACGATAGCATTGGGCCTTTTCTCCACTGAAGGCGGATTGTTTACAGGTGGAGGATGGCATTTACTTGGGGTGCAATCGGTAGGATTAGTGGCACTATGCCTATGGGGCTTCTCACTGACATGGATCGTTTTTAAAATCATCAATATTTGGGTCCCGACAAGATCGACTGATGAAGAGGAAGAATTGGGTTTGGATATCAGCTATCACGGAATCATGGCCACACATACTTCGCCGGAATTCATCAAGGTCGAAGAATACTTTAAGCGGGATGAAGAAGCGAAAGATGTTTCACGTTAA
- a CDS encoding 5-bromo-4-chloroindolyl phosphate hydrolysis family protein, with protein sequence MNRFLTDFISILMAFPVILPVLLVSYFAFNLPLAASVAISIAGGALAYWLSTAYFSSRFLKKHGLTRKEYQYIKKNISEAKQKIWRVQKALISVRHISSFKQRKDMIKMIRKIYSLTKKEPKRFYQAEQFYYSHLDSATELAEKYVFLSQQPRKNRELELSLAETRKTLKDLTKTIEKDLYHVIADDIDNLNFELDVAKHSIKTRKESQVIDESRRLK encoded by the coding sequence ATGAATCGATTTCTTACTGATTTTATTTCCATATTGATGGCATTTCCAGTCATTTTGCCGGTGTTGCTGGTGAGCTATTTCGCCTTTAATCTGCCCCTTGCTGCCTCCGTTGCCATTTCCATTGCCGGAGGTGCGCTTGCATACTGGCTGAGTACGGCTTACTTTTCTTCGCGATTCCTTAAAAAGCATGGATTGACAAGAAAAGAATATCAATATATAAAGAAAAATATAAGTGAAGCAAAACAGAAAATATGGCGGGTGCAAAAGGCGTTAATCTCTGTCAGGCATATTTCTTCTTTTAAGCAAAGGAAGGATATGATTAAAATGATCAGGAAAATATATAGTCTTACCAAAAAAGAACCGAAGCGGTTTTATCAGGCTGAACAATTTTACTATTCCCATCTCGATTCTGCCACAGAGCTTGCTGAGAAATATGTTTTTTTATCACAGCAACCAAGAAAGAACAGGGAACTCGAGCTCTCTTTAGCGGAAACCCGAAAAACTTTGAAGGACCTCACAAAAACGATAGAAAAGGATTTATATCATGTGATTGCCGATGATATCGATAACCTTAATTTCGAGTTGGATGTAGCAAAGCATTCGATCAAAACGAGAAAAGAATCACAAGTAATCGATGAAAGCAGGAGGTTAAAATGA
- a CDS encoding copper resistance CopC/CopD family protein has protein sequence MKNYLWLVISLFTLFLYPAMAFGHATIISSNPSPNEAMDTLPEKISIQFSENIQPAFHSLEVFSQDGQKVPVQKSAISEQSEKILEAKWKGTVDEGVYYIKWRVVSSDGHPIEGTIPFQFGDSASLSDQDHSKMNAGFPTSINVFLQGLQYISFAAVAGILFFRLSLTKDSRLFQASGRARLYLWISYIGLALATFCSLPLKVTIDAGVGWTDAFNGTYIKEVLNGTSFGTIWIIQILMLILLFLALYFMLENPLNKALPFLSFILTAFLMLGKALTGHTAAVPNHVLAVLMDFLHILSMALWMGGLMALLVILPGLADRQAVQEDKKIFYWTIIQRFSRWAFACVIILVISGIYSSLQHVPTIHSLFNTTYGQLLLAKIVLMTIMIVLGAWHFLKGKKQTKKLGYSAGIELGIGVAVLLVAALLTNVQTAMSSPGPFEKTIKTEENNEVTLMVTPNEVGDNRIQVELANGGEPIADIEQLTLTMQPADGQGGEIKLQLQGKTKGKFTSKSILTLPGKWNIHVHGLTENLDSINADFTIFIGNS, from the coding sequence ATGAAGAATTACTTATGGCTGGTAATCAGCCTATTTACCTTATTTCTATACCCGGCAATGGCTTTTGGGCATGCTACAATAATTAGCTCCAATCCTAGCCCGAATGAAGCCATGGATACTCTTCCTGAAAAGATCAGCATTCAATTCAGCGAGAATATACAGCCGGCTTTCCATTCGCTTGAAGTCTTCAGTCAAGATGGACAGAAGGTTCCCGTTCAAAAAAGCGCCATATCGGAACAAAGCGAGAAGATATTGGAAGCTAAGTGGAAAGGCACTGTCGATGAAGGCGTTTATTATATTAAATGGAGAGTGGTCTCGAGTGACGGCCATCCGATCGAAGGGACAATCCCCTTTCAATTCGGCGACTCAGCCTCCTTATCAGACCAAGATCATTCAAAAATGAACGCAGGTTTTCCGACTTCCATAAATGTGTTCTTGCAAGGCCTTCAATACATAAGCTTCGCGGCCGTTGCTGGTATTCTATTTTTCCGCCTATCTTTAACGAAGGACTCCCGCCTTTTTCAAGCTAGCGGAAGAGCACGTCTATATCTATGGATTTCCTACATTGGTTTAGCTCTTGCCACCTTCTGCAGCCTGCCTTTAAAGGTGACGATTGACGCTGGCGTGGGCTGGACGGATGCTTTTAATGGGACATATATCAAGGAAGTACTGAATGGCACAAGCTTCGGTACCATCTGGATCATTCAAATACTCATGTTGATCCTTCTATTTTTAGCTCTTTATTTCATGCTTGAGAATCCCTTGAATAAAGCTCTGCCCTTCCTTTCTTTTATCCTGACGGCCTTCTTAATGCTTGGTAAGGCTTTAACTGGACATACGGCAGCCGTTCCTAATCACGTTCTCGCCGTCTTGATGGATTTCCTCCACATATTGTCGATGGCATTATGGATGGGCGGACTTATGGCCTTATTGGTGATATTGCCTGGGCTAGCCGACCGGCAGGCAGTCCAGGAGGATAAAAAAATCTTTTACTGGACGATCATTCAAAGGTTTTCCAGATGGGCTTTCGCATGTGTAATCATCCTGGTCATTAGCGGCATATATAGCAGCCTGCAGCATGTACCGACCATCCATTCCTTGTTCAACACAACCTATGGTCAATTATTGCTTGCGAAAATCGTTCTCATGACAATCATGATCGTTTTAGGTGCCTGGCATTTCCTCAAGGGGAAAAAGCAAACGAAAAAACTGGGCTATAGCGCAGGAATCGAGCTTGGAATTGGTGTGGCAGTACTCCTTGTTGCAGCTCTATTGACTAATGTCCAAACTGCGATGTCTTCTCCCGGACCATTTGAAAAAACGATAAAGACAGAAGAAAACAATGAGGTTACATTAATGGTCACCCCGAATGAAGTCGGGGATAACCGGATTCAAGTTGAACTGGCAAATGGCGGTGAGCCAATTGCTGATATCGAGCAGCTAACCCTCACGATGCAGCCTGCAGATGGGCAGGGCGGTGAAATAAAGCTGCAATTGCAGGGGAAAACCAAAGGTAAGTTCACCTCAAAGTCTATACTAACCTTGCCAGGAAAGTGGAATATTCATGTTCACGGTTTAACGGAAAATCTCGATTCGATCAATGCTGATTTTACAATTTTTATAGGGAATTCATAA
- the spoVAD gene encoding stage V sporulation protein AD, with translation MHTGHRTWVFDQKPVIVSTGTVGGPFEANGLLADDFDLLHSDLWINQDTYEKAHKVLLEDACTKAIEKAGLQKEQIQFFLGGDLINQMTPTSFACRTLGTPYLGLFGACSTSMEGLALGAYLVNTNGADYLLTGASSHNAAVEKQFRYPTEYGGQKPPTAQWTVTGAGVALLSKAGTGPRVTSATIGRVIDMGLTDPFNMGGAMAPAAVDTIEAHLRERNLDPSYYDLIVTGDLGQIGHDVSLELLNNHGIKMKKEQYMDCGTMIYRDGQPVLSGASGPGCSAAVVYGHLLNRMKKGEINKMLVVATGALLSPLSFQQNETIPAIAHAVSIEFDGEPQP, from the coding sequence ATGCATACAGGGCATCGCACTTGGGTGTTTGACCAGAAGCCCGTCATTGTCTCAACCGGTACCGTCGGCGGCCCTTTCGAGGCGAACGGATTGCTTGCCGATGATTTCGATCTCCTTCATTCCGATTTGTGGATTAATCAAGATACCTATGAAAAAGCTCATAAGGTGTTATTGGAAGACGCGTGTACGAAGGCAATCGAAAAGGCTGGCCTCCAGAAGGAACAAATTCAATTTTTCCTTGGAGGCGACCTTATCAACCAAATGACACCCACCAGCTTTGCTTGCCGGACTCTGGGCACTCCTTACCTCGGCTTGTTTGGAGCCTGCTCCACGTCCATGGAGGGTCTAGCTCTCGGCGCGTACCTCGTCAATACGAACGGGGCAGATTACTTATTGACAGGGGCATCGAGCCATAACGCTGCCGTGGAGAAACAATTCCGCTACCCTACTGAATATGGCGGGCAAAAACCACCAACCGCACAATGGACCGTTACTGGTGCAGGAGTGGCTTTATTAAGCAAGGCTGGAACAGGACCGAGGGTCACTTCAGCTACGATCGGACGTGTGATCGACATGGGGTTGACCGACCCTTTCAATATGGGTGGGGCCATGGCACCTGCTGCGGTCGATACCATTGAAGCCCATTTAAGAGAACGGAATTTGGATCCATCCTATTATGATTTAATTGTGACCGGCGATTTAGGCCAGATTGGGCATGATGTTTCATTGGAGTTATTGAATAACCATGGAATCAAAATGAAGAAAGAGCAATATATGGATTGCGGTACAATGATATATCGGGACGGACAGCCTGTCCTCTCAGGGGCAAGCGGACCGGGTTGTTCGGCGGCCGTCGTTTATGGGCATTTATTGAACCGGATGAAAAAAGGCGAAATCAATAAGATGCTCGTCGTGGCCACGGGTGCGTTGTTATCTCCCCTTTCCTTTCAACAAAATGAAACGATTCCAGCAATTGCCCATGCTGTATCAATTGAATTTGACGGTGAGCCGCAACCATGA
- a CDS encoding S8 family peptidase, producing MTREKRLIPYKVLEVMETVKEKIPEGIELVKAPAVWEKSNYGEGVVVAVIDTGIDKEHPDLKERIIGGKDFTNTGDFQDDNGHGTHVCGTILASINNVGVVGVAPKASILALKALNGQGQGEIDWINGALEYAINWQGPNEETVSVISLSLGGPPDEAEHKLIQRAIQKDILIVCAAGNSGDGRHETDELDYPGAYPEVVEVGAVDLSRNLADFSNTNDEIDLVAPGVDILSTYPGNKYARLSGTSMATPHVSGAAALLKVIAEQDFGRKLTEAELYAQLVKSTEDLGISKKAQGNGLLNLTIADQRVEKSIKITIESENLKLPSKSVVMEY from the coding sequence ATGACAAGAGAAAAAAGATTAATACCTTACAAAGTTCTTGAAGTAATGGAAACGGTGAAAGAAAAGATTCCCGAGGGCATCGAGCTTGTGAAAGCCCCTGCAGTTTGGGAAAAAAGCAATTATGGTGAGGGTGTTGTAGTCGCCGTCATCGATACAGGAATTGATAAGGAGCATCCAGACCTCAAAGAGAGAATCATTGGCGGGAAGGATTTTACCAATACCGGAGATTTTCAAGATGATAACGGGCATGGAACACATGTATGCGGTACGATACTGGCTTCCATTAATAACGTTGGTGTAGTGGGAGTGGCTCCGAAAGCAAGCATTTTGGCCTTGAAGGCCTTGAATGGGCAGGGTCAAGGTGAAATAGATTGGATCAATGGAGCCTTGGAGTATGCGATCAATTGGCAGGGGCCGAATGAAGAAACGGTTTCGGTCATTTCACTTTCACTTGGGGGGCCGCCGGATGAGGCGGAACATAAGCTGATTCAAAGGGCCATCCAGAAGGACATTCTTATTGTTTGTGCGGCTGGGAATAGCGGGGATGGGCGTCATGAAACCGATGAATTGGATTATCCAGGTGCGTATCCAGAGGTAGTGGAAGTCGGAGCTGTGGATTTAAGCAGAAATTTAGCGGATTTCTCAAATACGAATGATGAAATTGACTTGGTTGCGCCAGGAGTCGATATACTCTCTACGTATCCAGGTAATAAATATGCCAGACTCAGCGGAACATCAATGGCAACTCCGCATGTAAGCGGTGCAGCAGCTCTCTTGAAAGTGATAGCTGAACAGGACTTTGGCCGCAAGCTGACAGAGGCAGAATTGTATGCTCAGTTAGTGAAAAGTACGGAAGATTTGGGAATCAGTAAAAAAGCACAAGGCAATGGGCTGCTCAACTTAACCATTGCGGACCAAAGGGTTGAAAAATCTATTAAGATTACCATAGAGTCAGAGAACCTTAAATTACCGAGTAAATCAGTGGTCATGGAATACTGA
- a CDS encoding SEC-C metal-binding domain-containing protein: protein MRTIDPFEILDGKAIKFLDVFGVEDGIALKSKYEDKTYWIYDYYCMHQSCDCQEVYLEFVEARKNNNQAGQHFGIRVSFSDHKFTLEDYNISKQKAMDIAEDTLKYSNDIMALFKQRYQQMKEKGTQIIMESAKAAKMPHVHTEPVIGRNEPCPCGSGKKYKKCCGAA, encoded by the coding sequence ATGAGAACGATTGATCCATTTGAGATTCTCGATGGAAAAGCGATTAAATTTCTGGATGTTTTTGGCGTCGAGGATGGGATTGCTTTAAAGAGCAAATATGAAGATAAAACGTATTGGATATATGATTATTATTGCATGCATCAGTCATGTGACTGTCAGGAAGTGTACCTTGAATTCGTGGAGGCCCGCAAAAACAATAACCAGGCAGGGCAGCATTTTGGGATTCGCGTATCTTTCAGCGATCATAAATTCACCCTAGAGGACTATAATATATCCAAGCAAAAGGCGATGGATATTGCGGAAGACACGTTAAAGTACAGCAACGACATCATGGCGTTATTTAAGCAGCGGTATCAGCAAATGAAGGAAAAAGGAACGCAAATCATCATGGAAAGTGCAAAGGCAGCCAAAATGCCTCATGTTCATACAGAACCAGTTATCGGAAGAAATGAACCATGTCCTTGCGGAAGCGGAAAAAAATACAAAAAATGCTGCGGAGCAGCTTGA
- a CDS encoding DUF1657 domain-containing protein has translation MTIASEVKQCVSSLKGIEAGLSSLALRTQDEESKRALHETMLVVNEVMREVQERVGKLELEEPQYKGF, from the coding sequence ATGACGATAGCATCAGAAGTGAAGCAATGTGTCTCCAGCCTAAAAGGAATCGAAGCCGGGTTATCCAGCTTGGCACTTCGGACCCAAGATGAAGAATCGAAGCGAGCTTTGCATGAAACGATGCTGGTGGTGAATGAGGTCATGAGGGAGGTACAGGAACGCGTCGGAAAACTGGAGCTGGAAGAACCGCAATATAAAGGCTTTTAG
- a CDS encoding YitT family protein, producing the protein MAVIVGSFLLGFGINGFLVPHHLIDGGVIGIALILHYFFGFQTGLSMLVLSVPIFFYAWCYERPFFYSSVHGLLLTSLFMDWLNPLKKVFSLSILTSSLIGGVIIGMGIGLMLRYETSSGGTDMLAKIISKSSSLDIALAIILIDTLIISAAVFTLGVEIFLFSCVTIVIIGLTTSLLKVRH; encoded by the coding sequence GTGGCTGTCATTGTTGGTAGCTTTTTGTTGGGTTTCGGAATCAATGGTTTTTTAGTCCCTCATCACCTGATAGACGGCGGCGTTATTGGAATTGCCCTCATCCTACATTATTTTTTTGGTTTTCAAACGGGACTTTCGATGCTAGTCCTTAGTGTGCCTATATTTTTTTATGCATGGTGCTATGAACGGCCCTTTTTCTATAGCAGTGTCCACGGTCTGCTTTTGACCTCCCTGTTCATGGATTGGCTAAACCCGCTGAAAAAGGTTTTTTCCTTATCGATACTGACCAGCTCCTTAATAGGCGGAGTTATCATAGGAATGGGCATCGGGCTCATGCTTCGATATGAGACAAGCAGCGGCGGAACGGATATGCTAGCCAAAATCATATCCAAATCCTCCTCATTGGATATTGCTTTAGCGATTATCCTTATAGATACCCTCATCATTTCAGCGGCTGTCTTCACTCTGGGTGTGGAAATATTCTTGTTTTCATGCGTGACGATCGTCATTATCGGTCTGACCACCTCGCTTTTGAAAGTGAGACATTAA
- a CDS encoding toxic anion resistance protein produces MNNNDPNLLNKTDNANLLDDLLSNPFNELQEKTPSSSQEAKPVKLIDVIPEENRAKAYQLAEQIDPTNHQAMISYGTPAQSKLLTFSNSMLEHVQKKDVGEVGSIISDLMKKLNELSPDELKPDKPSFFARMFGKLSGSVQEVLSKYQKTGAQIDRISVKLDRSKNILLSDIVILEKLYETNKDYFQALNVYIAAGEIKLEEIHGKTIPELKKSAELSNDQMKFQEVNDMRQFAERLDKRLHDLKLSREITIQSAPQIRLIQNTNQALVEKIQSSIMTAIPLWKNQVAIALTLIRQRHAVEAQKQVSKTTNDLLLKNSEMLKVNTIETAKENERGLVDIETLKNTQANLISTLEETMRIQEEGRHKRRQAEQELASMENELKQKLLEIKG; encoded by the coding sequence ATGAATAATAACGATCCAAACCTGTTGAATAAAACGGATAATGCCAATTTACTCGATGATCTCCTGTCCAATCCATTCAATGAGTTGCAGGAAAAGACGCCTTCATCCTCACAGGAGGCTAAGCCGGTTAAATTGATTGATGTCATCCCAGAGGAAAATCGGGCAAAGGCTTATCAGCTTGCCGAACAAATTGATCCAACGAATCATCAGGCGATGATATCTTATGGCACGCCTGCCCAATCGAAGCTTTTGACCTTTTCCAATTCGATGCTTGAGCATGTTCAGAAAAAGGATGTCGGTGAAGTGGGGAGCATTATCAGTGACTTAATGAAGAAGTTAAACGAATTGAGTCCTGATGAGCTTAAACCGGATAAACCGTCATTTTTTGCGCGTATGTTCGGTAAGCTGTCCGGTTCCGTTCAGGAAGTGCTTTCTAAATATCAAAAAACTGGCGCGCAAATTGACAGAATCAGCGTGAAGCTTGACCGGAGCAAGAATATCCTGCTTTCGGATATCGTCATACTGGAAAAACTTTATGAAACGAATAAGGACTATTTTCAGGCGTTGAATGTCTATATTGCTGCCGGGGAAATCAAACTGGAAGAAATTCATGGGAAAACGATCCCTGAGCTGAAAAAATCCGCTGAATTAAGCAATGACCAAATGAAGTTTCAAGAGGTCAATGATATGCGCCAATTCGCCGAGCGACTGGATAAAAGGCTGCATGATTTGAAACTGAGCCGTGAAATCACGATTCAAAGCGCACCGCAGATCAGGCTGATTCAAAACACGAATCAGGCGCTAGTCGAGAAAATACAGTCTTCGATCATGACGGCCATTCCTCTTTGGAAAAATCAGGTGGCGATAGCCTTGACCTTAATCAGGCAGCGCCATGCAGTTGAAGCGCAAAAGCAAGTTTCCAAGACTACCAATGACTTGCTCTTGAAGAACTCTGAAATGCTGAAAGTAAATACCATTGAAACGGCAAAAGAAAATGAACGGGGACTTGTCGATATTGAAACATTAAAGAATACTCAAGCTAACTTGATTTCGACATTAGAAGAAACGATGAGAATCCAAGAAGAAGGCAGGCATAAACGGCGACAGGCGGAGCAGGAACTGGCATCGATGGAAAATGAATTGAAGCAGAAACTATTGGAGATAAAGGGATAG
- a CDS encoding DUF1775 domain-containing protein: protein MKNITKLLISTFAALLIFAGSANAHVTVKPSSSAPEAWETYSIKVPVEKETPTTKVTLKVPEGVTFESYEPVPGWKVTTEGDKDGRVKTVTWEATGEGISAGQFQQFSFIAQNPKEETKVAWDAFQYYKDGEIVEWSGDEGSALPHSVTQISVAPKADAESPDHGHEDEAATDDSKATDNSKDTATADDKSNGNETLIITLSVIALILSLVALIAALRKNKR, encoded by the coding sequence ATGAAAAACATTACAAAACTACTCATCTCTACATTTGCAGCATTACTCATATTCGCTGGTTCGGCGAATGCACACGTTACTGTCAAACCTAGTTCATCTGCCCCTGAGGCATGGGAAACCTACTCGATAAAAGTTCCAGTCGAAAAAGAAACGCCGACAACGAAAGTGACTTTAAAGGTTCCTGAAGGGGTTACCTTTGAAAGCTATGAGCCTGTACCAGGATGGAAAGTGACAACTGAAGGAGATAAGGATGGGCGTGTTAAAACGGTAACTTGGGAAGCAACCGGTGAAGGCATATCCGCTGGACAATTCCAGCAATTCTCATTCATTGCCCAAAACCCTAAAGAAGAAACGAAGGTCGCTTGGGACGCCTTTCAATATTATAAAGATGGTGAAATCGTCGAATGGAGCGGTGATGAAGGTTCCGCCCTACCGCATTCAGTAACGCAAATTTCGGTAGCCCCAAAGGCTGATGCAGAGTCCCCTGATCACGGGCACGAAGATGAAGCTGCAACCGATGATTCCAAAGCAACCGACAATTCAAAGGACACGGCAACAGCAGATGATAAAAGTAATGGTAATGAAACACTGATCATCACCCTATCTGTCATAGCACTGATCTTGTCCCTTGTAGCACTTATTGCAGCGCTAAGAAAAAATAAACGATAA